The following are encoded in a window of Onthophagus taurus isolate NC chromosome 3, IU_Otau_3.0, whole genome shotgun sequence genomic DNA:
- the LOC139429454 gene encoding uncharacterized protein, giving the protein MDILKVTDKIKTDHSIVSYEFHSHQPFGSTTFDNNDEIRISIPEIDNYNLPSESYLYVEGSVRKLAADGSITKDASATGQLVNNPVAFMFSDIRYLIKGVHVDGVRNVGISSCMKGYFSSTQNEVVKLENAGWHIKPWKDDIAGVSKSLDKNGNFGLSVPLKTLLGFAEDFRKIMMNVRQELVLIRSFSIVGNTRVPSITSNYEAILGRQNCSTIGNA; this is encoded by the coding sequence AtggacattttaaaagtaaccgATAAGATAAAAACAGATCACTCTATCGTAAGTTATGAATTCCATTCGCATCAACCGTTTGGATCGACCACGTTCGATAACAATGACGAAATTAGAATTTCAATTCCGGAAAtagataattataatttaccgAGCGAGAGTTATCTATACGTCGAGGGTAGCGTTCGTAAGTTAGCCGCGGACGGAAGTATAACAAAAGATGCCAGCGCAACGGGGCAATTGGTTAACAATCCCGTTGCATTTATGTTTAGCGATATTCGATATCTTATTAAAGGAGTACATGTTGATGGTGTGCGGAACGTCGGTATAAGCTCATGCATGAAGGGTTATTTCTCATCTACACAGAACGAGGTGGTGAAATTAGAGAACGCCGGTTGGCACATAAAACCTTGGAAAGATGATATAGCGGGTGTTTCAAAGtctttagataaaaatggaaatttcggTCTTAGCGTTCCGCTAAAAACGTTGCTAGGATTCGCAGAAGATTTCAGAAAGATTATGATGAACGTTCGACAGGAACTTGTGCTAATACGTTCCTTTTCGATCGTGGGAAATACACGAGTACCCTCAATTACCTCAAACTACGAAGCAATCTTGGGCCGTCAAAACTGCTCCACAATTGGAAACGCCTAG
- the LOC139429455 gene encoding uncharacterized protein, giving the protein MYICRQKEERHINLLLVTNDSGNSHYCWIKNLSRLLSSQASQNGHEKYICDGCLVFFTSENKLIRHPSDDCSKVRAILPTTNLKINKYGNEEKENILQFENFERQLKIPFVVYADFEALQKPIADAEATELNDDNSYSVKCFKHEPYAFAYYIKCSYDESLSKFEIYRGCNAAQIFMSKLEHDVLNIYKNYLSQPKEMLPLPPIDRLIHEMQDICHICSHKIKEGNKVCDHDHLTGLYRGPAHAVCNINYQLPKFIPIFFHNLSNYDCHMFVKDMALKEEDVDVIAQNKEKYISFSKKIIVGENIDSKGKLRRVHMNLKFVDSFRFMALSLEKLGSFLEDNQCVHIRKYFRNEEQFRLIRQKGVFPYSFVDSFEKLNLTALPDRSSFYNTLCDDSITEENYCRAQTVWNLFNCRTLGEYSDIYLTSDVLL; this is encoded by the coding sequence atgtatatatgtcgacaaaaagaagaaagacatataaatttattattggttaCAAATGATTCCGGGAATAGTCactattgttggataaaaaatctGTCTCGATTACTATCATCGCAAGCATCGCAGAATGGTCATGAAAAGTATATTTGCGACGGATGCTTGGTATTCTTTACgtcagaaaataaacttatccgTCATCCAAGTGACGATTGCAGCAAGGTAAGGGCAATtttaccaacaacaaatttgaaaataaataaatatggaaatgaagaaaaggaaaatatactacagttcgaaaattttgaacgacaattaaaaataccgtTCGTGGTGTATGCAGATTTTGAAGCATTACAGAAACCGATCGCCGATGCGGAAGCAACAGAACTTAACGATGATAATTCATACTCCgtcaaatgtttcaaacacgAACCTTATGCATTtgcatattatataaaatgttcataTGACGAATCATTGTCGAAGTTTGAAATATATCGCGGATGTAATGCTGCTCAAATTTTCATGAGCAAGTTGGAACATGACGTTctgaatatatacaaaaattatttaagccaACCAAAAGAAATGCTCCCATTACCACCTATAGATAGATTAATACATGAGATGCAGGATATCTGTCACATTTgttcgcacaaaataaaagaaggtaATAAAGTGTGCGATCATGATCACCTAACTGGGTTGTATAGAGGACCCGCACATGCTGTATGTaacatcaattatcaattaccaaaGTTCATACCGATATTCTTTCACAATCTTTCGAACTACGATTGTCATATGTTTGTGAAAGATATGgcattaaaagaagaagacgtGGACGTTATAGCacagaataaagaaaagtatatatcattttcgaaaaaaattatcgtaggAGAAAACATTGACAGCAAGGGAAAGCTAAGGCGGGTTCATATGAACTTGAAATTTGTGGATTCATTTAGGTTTATGGCTTTATCGCTAGAGAAGTTGGGTTCATTTTTGGAAGACAACCAATGCGTTCatatcagaaaatattttaggaacGAAGAACAGTTTCGACTTATACGTCAGAAAGGAGTTTTTCCGTATTCCTTTGTGGATTCATTCGAAAAGCTGAATCTTACCGCTCTGCCAGATCGAAGTAGTTTTTACAATACTTTATGCGACGATAGTATAAccgaagaaaattattgtcgTGCACAAACGGTGTGGAACTTATTTAACTGTCGCACTTTAGGCGAATATAGCGACATTTATTTAACGTCTGACGTTTTACTTTAG
- the LOC139429456 gene encoding repetitive organellar protein-like → MEKPTKRLHPKRTLKTKKSDKLNSDIIHLSDAIRRKYLAIKVGKEGQEKELERINKPIVKPLDTLIETLKKHPKTEQTETKDVKPLPLKTEPLNQNKTQPTISPLQASDEIFTYEPEYFLSSTDERKQEEPMKISHESTNEYLEQYHELPRKYIHGLLTGKEDFHDPTFGIVHDPVVESWSIGNSNVTFDANGDIIIDTTKKKYKGTAGLYELLFKKIPMEYSENDMNKYQEILNHTKAHKRNNDPNEQIKGFHMGITNDGDVNGENKRICNVSNPLNENDVATKDYVDKLARKVNYRLKSEISRCNNVFRIYDNGFRDLNKATDFLNEEIVKINELTEKHNQLKLDMGKTISNLTNTLKQNLKDSEISIQEYIKDKQDDKMLDVISKISDVAYELKNILNTTNELKLRMEKSFSLIATELNLII, encoded by the exons ATGGAAAAACCTACGAAACGGCTACATCCTAAAAGgacattaaaaacaaaaaaatctgatAAATTGAATTCAGATATAATTCATCTCAGCGATGCTATTCGACGTAAATATTTAGCCATTAAAGTTGGTAAAGAAGgacaagaaaaagaattagaaCGTATCAATAAACCAATAGTTAAACCTCTGGATACGTTAATTGAAACGCTTAAAAAACATCCTAAAACGGAGCAAACTGAAACGAAGGACGTTAAGCCGCTACCACTTAAAACAGAACCGttgaatcaaaataaaactCAACCGACAATTTCACCTCTTCAAGCGAGCGATGAAATATTCACGTAcgaacccgaatatttcttaTCTTCAACAGATGAAAGAAAACAAGAGGAGCCAATGAAAATATCGCATGAATCAACGAATGAATATCTTGAACAATATCATGAACTACCTAGAAAGTATATACATGGTTTATTAACAGGGAAGGAAGACTTTCATGATCCAACATTTGGTATTGTACATGATCCGGTCGTTGAGTCATGGAGCATTGGAAATAGTAATGTTACGTTTGATGCTAATGGCGATATAATTATTGATACCactaaaaagaaatacaaagGAACTGCTGGTCTATATGAATtgctgtttaaaaaaattcctatGGAGTATAGCGAAAATGATATGAATAAATACCAAGAGATATTGAATCATACAAAGGCTCATAAACGTAATAATGATCCTAATGAGCAAATAAAGG GATTTCATATGGGTATTACGAACGATGGAGATGTAAACGGAGAAAACAAACGTATATGTAATGTATCCAATCCTCTTAACGAGAATGATGTTGCAACAAAAGATTATGTTGATAAACTTGCTCGAAAAGTAAATTATCGTCTTAAAAGCGAGATTTCCCGTTGCAATAACGTATTTCGTATATACGATAATGGTTTTCGTGATTTAAATAAAGCTACTGATTTTCTCAATGAAGAAATTGTGAAAATAAATGAGTTAACAGAAAAacataatcaattaaaattagatatGGGAAAGACTATTTCGAATCTAACGAATACATTGAAGCAGAATTTGAAAGATAGCGAAATCTCTATTCAAGAATATATAAAAGATAAACAGGATGATAAAATGCTTGATGTTATTTCGAAAATATCAGACGTAGCCTatgaacttaaaaatattttaaatacaaccaatgaattaaaattacgcatggaaaaatctttttctcTCATAGCTACCgaacttaatttaataatttag
- the LOC139429457 gene encoding uncharacterized protein: MEVKENLSKYLQVHSKIIKPGVMSESDQPIQIIRVSSIRLECNIITSAFYDNERSHTLFEFSPQVAPGYAINIEPKNIVYLPISSRRTISNITLSIIDQNGKPVNFRGEEIVGKIEETPAVGGTGDVQLVNNAFLFLIDEIRYEINGVEIDRNIKPGITSTIKGYISYSDNESKALQSAGWIPKPQNKQPTFITPHFTACIPLNFILGFAEDYKKIIINARQELVLLRARNDDNCYKNSLKNGTKEMKIYLNNVDWRIRHITVNDKHRLQLLNALNKDMPILLPFRKWELFELPSLRPTKKDIWSVKSSTSLERPRYVIIAFQSKTKDDATFDSSDFQHANMNNIKLHLNSSHYPYDNLNLSMIQKRYGNAYNMYTSFRKSYYGGNKIGEPLLDFNQFHDIPLFVIDCSKQLESIKSSTVDIKLDLESDVAFNDNISAFCLIIHDTIIQYRPLTGLVQKII; the protein is encoded by the exons aTGGAGGTAAAGGAGAATTTATCGAAATACCTACAGGTtcatagtaaaataataaaaccagGAGTAATGAGCGAGTCTGATCAACCAATACAAATAATCAGAGTATCAAGTATACGCCTCGAGTGCAATATCATAACGAGTGCTTTTTACGATAACGAGAGATCGCACACCTTGTTCGAATTTTCACCTCAAGTTGCTCCAGGTTATGCTATAAATATAGAACCaaaaaacattgtttatttACCTATAAGCAGTCGTAGAACGATCAGCAACATAACCTTGTCTATTATCGATCAAAACGGTAAACCTGTGAATTTTCGCGGTGAGGAAATAGTT gGGAAAATAGAAGAAACGCCTGCTGTTGGAGGAACTGGAGATGTTCAACTAGTTAACAatgcttttttatttctaatcgATGAAATACGATACGAGATAAATGGTGTTGAAATAGATAGAAACATAAAACCAGGAATTACATCAACGATAAAGGGATACATTTCCTATAGCGATAATGAAAGTAAAGCGCTGCAATCAGCAGGATGGATTCCTAAACCGCAAAATAAACAACCAACGTTTATTACTCCTCATTTCACTGCTTGCATACCTTTAAACTTTATCTTAGGATTTGCtgaagattataaaaaaatcattattaatgCTAGACAGGAGCTAGTATTATTAAGAGCTCGAAATGATGATAATTgctataaaaatagtttaaaaaatggtacgaaagaaatgaaaatataccTCAACAATGTCGATTGGAGAATACGACATATAACTGTAAATGATAAACATCGTTTACAATTATTAAATGCTCTTAATAAGGATATGCCTATATTGTTACCGTTCCGAAAATGGGAATTGTTTGAATTACCTTCTCTACGTCCTACAAAGAAAGATATTTGGTCTGTAAAATCGAGTACTAGCTTGGAAAGACCTCGATATGTTATAATTGCATTTCAATctaaaacaaaagacgatgcTACTTTTGATTCATCCGATTTTCAGCATGCCAACatgaataatattaaattacacCTAAACTCTTCTCATTATCCATACGATAATTTGAATTTATCCATGATTCAAAAACGTTATGGAAACGCCTACAATATGTATACAAGCTTCAGAAAAAGCTATTATGGGGGAAATAAAATTGGAGAACCACTACtggattttaatcaatttcatgATATACCGCTTTTCGTTATAGATTGCTCCAAACAACTGGAAAGTATAAAATCCTCTACAGTTGATATTAAACTAGATTTGGAGAGCGATGTTGcatttaatgataatatttCTGCGTTCTGTCTCATAATTCATGATACTATCATACAGTATAGACCGTTAACAGGTTtagtacaaaaaattatttag
- the LOC139429458 gene encoding uncharacterized protein — protein MPKYILYINERDDGATEIEIFGSDCKVVDDAKCDVKWCEIIEMVRRREKSRHPTQEHVGGVKKEVDDGFEMAWEENENLKSPSPHSKDVAKESSDAFETTWQESDSPRSPSPRSKGEVMDDEELIAINGHDEDYARGISDLQQAWEHPHRYERVASPPTLIPLETPTSTRQAWGHSHRYERVAPPPTLIPLETPRSSRYYAPRGLEKAPQKSLSENKTMINILEKIVDLNEEMYRILEKK, from the exons ATGCCaaaatatattctttataTTAATGAACGTGATGATGGAGCAACGGAAATCGAAATTTTCGGTTCCGATTGCAAGGTGGTGGACG ATGCGAAATGCGATGTTAAGTGGTGTGAGATCATAGAAATGGTACGGAGACGGGAGAAATCCCGTCATCCTACGCAAGAACATGTTGGGGGTGTGAAGAAAGAAGTCGACGATGGCTttgaaa tGGCTTGGGAGGAAAACGAGAACCTCAAGTCGCCCTCACCTCACTCGAAAGATGTAGCGAAAGAATCCAGCGATGCTTTTGAAA CAACTTGGCAGGAGAGTGATAGTCCTAGGTCACCCTCACCTCGCTCGAAAGGTGAGGTAATGGATGATGAGGAGCTCATCGCAATTAATGGTCATGATGAGGACTATGCGCGGGGCATATCGGATTTACAACAAGCATGGGAACATCCCCATCGATACGAAAGAGTGGCATCGCCTCCAACACTAATCCCGTTGGAAACACCTACATCTACCCGACAAGCATGGGGACATTCCCATCGATATGAAAGAGTGGCACCCCCTCCAACACTAATCCCGTTGGAAACACCCAGATCTTCCCGCTATTATGCCCCTAGAGGATTGGAAAAAGCCCCCCAAAAATCGTTATCGGAAAATAAGACGATGatcaatattttagaaaaaatcgtTGATTTAAACGAAGAAATGTATAGaattttagagaaaaaataa